The sequence CTCCTGGTGGTGCGTGTGCTCGTGCACGTGCGATTCCTGCTCGCCGTGCTCGTGCCAGTGGCGGTGCGGCTGATTGCGGTACGCCCGCCGCAGACCCCACACGAAATACGCGAACCCGAACGCGATCAGCCCCCACGCCGCGATCTGCCCGCGATGCGACTCGATTTCCACCAGACTGTCCACCGCCGCGCCGAGCGCGATTCCCGCGAACCCCAGCACCACCGAACTGCCGATATGCCCCACTCCGCATGCGAACGTCACTGCAGTCGTCTTCGGCAGCGACCAGCGCCCCGCCTTCGACATCATGATAAACGGCAGATAATGATCCGGTCCCAGCAGCGTATGGAAAAACCCGATCGACGCCGCCGTCGCCAGCAACAAGCCCATCTCACTGCTCATCGCGAAAATCCTTCACTCAAAGCCTTCGGTGTTAGCGGAGAGTCTACCGATCCGCCTCCGCCCACGCAATGGTAGGGCGGGAGGTTCTCGCCGAAGGCGAGGTTCACCCGCCATCCGAAAACCAACGACGAAATAAATAACGTAGCTCCGCCGCCCCCGGCGGAGTCTTCCTTCATTCTGACTTCTGACCACTGAATTCTGAGTTCTTTTCCCCATCCCCCCTCCCTCACCCGCCGCGCGCAAAAAAAGAGAGCGTTCCATAAGCCGAATTCTGTCTCCCGATCGCTCGGGAGGGCGGCCATTTATCTGGGCCCGCCGTTGCCGACAGGCTCGTGCGGCCTACCCGGGACTCGAACGAGACGGGCCGCCTCGTCCGGACGCTTCCGCGCCCGGTCGTCCCCTATTTGGCCTTGCCGGCGGTGGGGTTTGCCGTGCCCCCGACGTCGCCGCCGGGGCGGTGAGCTCTTACCTCGCCTTTTCACCCTTACCCGTCCACGCCGAAGCGCCGACGGGCGGTATCTTTTCTGTGGCACTTTCCCTGGGGTCACCCCCGGTGGACGTTATCCACCACCGCGCCCGGTCCGGTTCGGACTTTCCTCCCAGCCAACGGCTGAGCGGCCGCCTGGAACACTCTCTCTAATAGATTATACGCATCTCTCGACCCGGCCTCAAGGGTTGCCAAACCGACGGGGCGGGAGCATGCCCCATCTTGCATCTTGCTGTTTGGTATTTTCATTTTTCATCTCCCCTCCGCCCCCCTGACTTCCCGTCTTCCCGGGCCTACAATACAGGGTCGGGGTGATTCGCAGCGTGGGGAACTCCTTGCAAACCCTGATGAATTTGGTACGGTATCGGGTGGGAACGAACCGGGTGTGGCAGGTTAGCCGGGGCCTCAAGACCGATCAGCGATCAGACGGTGGAGGGTAGGCCGTTGCGCGGGTTGGGCAGCGTCCGCCAACCGGCAAAGGAGCACCGATGACGTCGTCGAAACGAAGGAAACCGGACCACAACAAGCCTGATGGCGACCAATCGCCGGCACCGACGCCAGAGCACGATCAGGCCCACGATCAGGCCCAGCAAGAGGCCGCCGACAAGGGCCGGTCCGAGGCTCCAGACCAGGCGCAAGACTCGGAACGCCAACAGGTTGAGGGCGAAGACGTCCAGCCGACCGACGAATGGCTCAGCCAGGGCCGCCAGGATCAATCCAAAAGCCAGGAGACTTCCCAGCCCCCCGAGCAGGCTGACCAAGAGGCCCAACCCCGTCCGGCCCTGTTCGTGGCCGGAGTCGGGGCCTCAGCCGGAGGGGTCCGGGCCATCGAGGAGTTCTTCTCCGAAATGCCGCAGGGCTCGAAGATCGCCTTCGTCATCCTCCAGCATATGGCGCCGGGCCACCGCAGCGTCCTGGACGCCCTGATCCGCCGAAAGACCGAAATCACCGTTGAAGAGGCCCAGGAAAAAGCCCGTCTCCAGGCCGATCACGTCTACGTCGTCCAGTCCGGCAGGGACGTGGACTTCCGCGACGGCTGTTTCCACTTCGAAGCCTCCGGCGAGGAACGCGGCAGCCGCATGCCCATCGACCACCTCTTCCGATCGCTCGCCGCTGAGTTCGGCGACCGCGCCATCGCCGTCATCCTCTCCGGAGCGGGAAGCGACGGGACGCTGGGCCTCAAGGAGATCAAGGGCGAAGGCGGCGTGGTCATGGTCCAGGATCCTGACGAGGCTGAATACGCCAGCATGCCCAGCAGCGCCGTAGCCACCGCGCTGGCCGACATGGTCCTGCCCGTCCGCCGGATGGCCGAGGAATTGCTCCGCTACGTGGACCACCCAGCCGCCGGCGCCACGCCGGCCGCCGAACGCGAGACCAACGAGCGGAAGTTCGAAAAGAACGTCCAGCGGATCATCCAGATCGTCCGGGCCAAGACCGGACACAACTTTGTCCACTACAAACAGAACACCATCCGTCGGCGGATCCAGCGGCGGATCGCCGTCCACCAACTTCCCGATATCGAGGAGTACGTCAAATTCCTCCGCCAGAACCCCGACGAGGTCCAGGCCCTCTTCCGCGACCTGTTGATCAACGTGACCAGCTTCTTCCGCGATCCGGAGGCCTGGGTTGCCCTCCAGGAGGACGTGGTCACGCCCATCGTGCGAGACCGTGACCCGGAAGAACCCATCCGCGTCTGGGTTCCCGGCTGCGCCACCGGTGAGGAGGCCTACTCCGTGGCCATCCTCTTCGCCGAGGCCATGGACCGCCTCGAACGCCAGATCCCGATCAAAATCTTCGCCACCGACATCAGCCCCGAGGGCATCGACGCCGCCCGCGACGGCTGCTACCCGCCCAACATCGCCGCCGACCTGACGCCCGCGCGCCTCAAGGAGTATTTCGTCAAGAAGGAAGAGCAGTACCGCGTGGTCAACCGAATCCGCGAAATGGTCGTCTTCGCCGTCCACGACCTGACCCGCGACCCGCCGTTCTCCCAACTCGACCTGATCACCTGCCGTAACCTCCTGATCTACATGGACCAGGACCTCCAGAAAACCATCCTCCCCGTCTTCCACTACAGCCTGGCCCGAGGCGGGTGCCTGTTTCTGGGCACTTCCGAGGGCGTCGGCGATTTCCTCCAAATGTACGCCCCGGTCGACAAGAGGTGGAAGATCTACCGGGTCGAACCGGTCTCCAGCGAGCGGCACATCGAGGAATTCCGCCAGGCCATCCTCGGCCTCGAGCCGCCAAGACTCCGACGCGTGATCGCCATGGCGGACCGCGAGAAACCGCGGGAAAAAGAAACCCGATCCGGTGATCGCGAGGATCGGCCCGCTCCGCCCGCGCCCGTCGACGCCCGCGAGGTCCTGCGGCGGACCATGATGGACCGCTACGCCCCGCCCGCCGTCCTGCTCGACCACGACTTTAACGTCCTCTACTTCCACGGCGAGACCGACAAGTTCCTCCGCCCTCCCCAGGGCGAGCCGGCGTTCAACCTCCTCGCCATGGCCCGCGATAGCCTGCTCTACCGCCTCACCGTCGCCCTCCGCGAGGCCCGCAGCGAAGGCAAGCCCGTCCGCTGCGAACAAATCCCGGTCCGTCGCACCGACGGGCGGTTCTTCAACGCCGACCTGACCATCAGCCCCCTCGAACGCCAGCGCGGCGGCCCGCGGCTCCTTTTGGTCACCTTCGAGGAGCACCCCGGACCTGATGACGAGGAGGCCCGACAGGCCGACCGCGACCGCGAATCCGACGCCCGTCACCAAGACCTCCAGGACCAGCTCAACTCCACCCGCCAGGACCTCCAGGCCACCATCGAGGAACTCGAAACCTCCAACGAGGAACTCAAGAGCGCCAACGAGGAGCTTCAAGCCAACAACGAAGAGCTCCAGAGCGCCAACGAGGAACTCGAGGCCTCCCGCGAGGAACTCCAGAGCGCCAACGAGGAACTCGAGACGGTCAATACCGAACTCCACCGCCGCAACGAAGCCCTCACCGAGGCCCACGACGACATCAACAACTTCTTCGGGGCCACCGACATCGCCACCCTCATCCTCGACACCAGGCTCCGCATCAAGCGATTCACCCCGGCGACCAAGCGGATCTTCAACCTGATCGACGCCGACCACGGACGGGTCATCACCGATCTCACCTCGCAGCTCATTGACGTGGACCTGCTGGACCAGGCCCGCGACGTGATCGACACCCTCGACAAAAAGGAACTCGAGGTCCGGACCCGCGACGGCGGCTGCTACCAGTTGCGAATCCTGCCCTACCGCACCGCCGACAACGTCATCGAGGGCGTCGTCCTGACCTTCCAGAACATCAGCGAGGTCAAGCGAGTCCAGGAGCGGGCCCGCGACGCCCAGCGTTACGCCGAAAGCGTCATCGCCACCGTCCGCGAGCCTCTGGTCGTCCTCGACGACAGCCTGCGGGTGGTCTCAGCCAACAACGCGTTCTTCCGCGAGTTCGGTTTGGACCCTCAGCGAACCTCCGGAAAGCACGTGTATGAACTCGACGATCGCCAGTGGGCCGGCGATCAACTCCGCCACCTGCTGGAAAAGATCGTTCCCCAAAACGAGGAGTTCAACGACTTCCGCGTTGAACACCGCTTTCCGGACGGACAGACCAAGATCATGCTCCTGAACGCCCGGCGGATCCAACGCCAGACCGAACGCGGACAACTCATCCTGCTGGCCATCGAAATCGTCCCAAAGGAGGGACAAGAATGAACCATCCCCCCCGCAAGGGCGGTGAAGGCAAAATGCAACATGCAGAAGGCAAAATGCAGAATGAAGAGGCCTGACGACACACCGGCGGCCCCCATCGCCGGGCACGCCACCTCTTCTCATTTTGCACTTTGCATTTTGCCTTCTGCATTCTCCATTGGCATTTCCTCCTGGCTTCTTCTTCGGAGCCTTGTCCATGACCGATAACGCCGACCACAACGAGCACAAAACCGACCTCCGTCGGCAGGCCGAGCGGGAACTGGCCGCTCGCGGCGACCGCGTGCCCACCGAAACCGAGGAAATCGAACGGGCCCTCCATGAACTGCGGGTCCACCAGATTGAACTGGAAATGCAGAACGAGGAGCTCCGCCGCGCTCACATCGATCTGGAGACTTCTCAGCGGCGATACTGGGAGCTCTTCGACCTGGCCCCGGTGGCCTACTTCACCCTCCGGCCGAACAACCTGATCGTCGACGCCAACCAGGCCGCCGCCCGACTCCTCGGCCACGAACGCGCCTTCCTCCGCAGTCGTCCGTTCAGCAACTTCGTCGGGCCCAACGAGATCGAGAGTTTCTACGGCTTCCGCAACCGCCTGCTCAAGACCCATCGCCCGTGTTCGTGCGAGCTGACCATGCGTCAGGCCGAGAACGGCAGATTTCTCATCGCCCGCCTCGACGGCCTGGCTCTGCGCGATGACCAGGATAACATCACCGAACTCCGGCTGGCCGCCACCGACGTCACCGAGCAACGCCAGGCGG is a genomic window of Phycisphaerae bacterium containing:
- a CDS encoding PAS domain-containing protein, translated to MTSSKRRKPDHNKPDGDQSPAPTPEHDQAHDQAQQEAADKGRSEAPDQAQDSERQQVEGEDVQPTDEWLSQGRQDQSKSQETSQPPEQADQEAQPRPALFVAGVGASAGGVRAIEEFFSEMPQGSKIAFVILQHMAPGHRSVLDALIRRKTEITVEEAQEKARLQADHVYVVQSGRDVDFRDGCFHFEASGEERGSRMPIDHLFRSLAAEFGDRAIAVILSGAGSDGTLGLKEIKGEGGVVMVQDPDEAEYASMPSSAVATALADMVLPVRRMAEELLRYVDHPAAGATPAAERETNERKFEKNVQRIIQIVRAKTGHNFVHYKQNTIRRRIQRRIAVHQLPDIEEYVKFLRQNPDEVQALFRDLLINVTSFFRDPEAWVALQEDVVTPIVRDRDPEEPIRVWVPGCATGEEAYSVAILFAEAMDRLERQIPIKIFATDISPEGIDAARDGCYPPNIAADLTPARLKEYFVKKEEQYRVVNRIREMVVFAVHDLTRDPPFSQLDLITCRNLLIYMDQDLQKTILPVFHYSLARGGCLFLGTSEGVGDFLQMYAPVDKRWKIYRVEPVSSERHIEEFRQAILGLEPPRLRRVIAMADREKPREKETRSGDREDRPAPPAPVDAREVLRRTMMDRYAPPAVLLDHDFNVLYFHGETDKFLRPPQGEPAFNLLAMARDSLLYRLTVALREARSEGKPVRCEQIPVRRTDGRFFNADLTISPLERQRGGPRLLLVTFEEHPGPDDEEARQADRDRESDARHQDLQDQLNSTRQDLQATIEELETSNEELKSANEELQANNEELQSANEELEASREELQSANEELETVNTELHRRNEALTEAHDDINNFFGATDIATLILDTRLRIKRFTPATKRIFNLIDADHGRVITDLTSQLIDVDLLDQARDVIDTLDKKELEVRTRDGGCYQLRILPYRTADNVIEGVVLTFQNISEVKRVQERARDAQRYAESVIATVREPLVVLDDSLRVVSANNAFFREFGLDPQRTSGKHVYELDDRQWAGDQLRHLLEKIVPQNEEFNDFRVEHRFPDGQTKIMLLNARRIQRQTERGQLILLAIEIVPKEGQE